From Actinoplanes oblitus, a single genomic window includes:
- a CDS encoding cell division protein FtsQ/DivIB: MAGPGTRNWRLVRADTDAVPPSARRFMARARQRRLRAALPWLIGAGVLLVAGGLAWLVYGTSVLGVRTVEVVGAQTVTPEQVRSVAAVPAEQPLARVDPDEVAARVRGLAPVDKVTVTRSWPSTLRIEVVERAPVAAVPAQDGFTLIDDAGVPFRTVTEAPAGLPLARLATPGPADANTVSALIVLAALSDDLREQLVAIAVPSPVAIRLELRKGRAVVWGDDTQSAEKSKVATALIKRKGTEFDVSAPRIVTIR, encoded by the coding sequence GTGGCGGGCCCGGGCACGCGCAACTGGCGGCTGGTGCGGGCGGACACCGACGCGGTGCCGCCGTCCGCGCGCCGGTTCATGGCCCGCGCCCGGCAGCGCCGCCTGCGGGCCGCGCTGCCCTGGCTGATCGGCGCCGGCGTGCTCCTGGTGGCCGGCGGCCTGGCCTGGCTGGTCTACGGCACCTCGGTGCTCGGGGTGCGGACGGTCGAGGTGGTCGGCGCCCAGACGGTCACCCCGGAGCAGGTCCGGTCGGTGGCCGCGGTGCCGGCCGAGCAGCCGCTGGCCCGGGTCGACCCGGACGAGGTCGCCGCCCGGGTGCGCGGCCTGGCCCCGGTCGACAAGGTGACAGTCACCCGGAGCTGGCCGTCCACGCTGCGGATCGAGGTGGTCGAGCGGGCCCCGGTGGCCGCGGTGCCGGCCCAGGACGGCTTCACCCTGATCGACGACGCCGGCGTGCCGTTCCGCACGGTGACCGAGGCGCCGGCCGGCCTGCCGCTGGCCCGGCTCGCGACGCCCGGGCCGGCCGACGCGAACACGGTCTCGGCGCTGATCGTGCTGGCCGCGCTCAGCGACGACCTGCGCGAGCAACTGGTGGCCATCGCGGTGCCGTCGCCGGTCGCCATCCGGCTGGAGCTGCGCAAGGGCCGGGCGGTGGTCTGGGGCGACGACACCCAGAGCGCGGAGAAGAGCAAGGTGGCCACCGCGCTGATCAAGCGCAAGGGCACCGAGTTCGACGTGAGCGCGCCAAGGATCGTGACCATTCGGTAA